The sequence CATGTTTAGCATTGGTATTCATTGCATTATTGCAAGACCATCCTTATCAATATTGCTTtcaatcatctttctaattgactCTTACGTTTGAGTTCCTTGTCAAAGTTTTCTACTGAAAAATTCAAGgctcatattaaaaaaatgcatcaagcaattttgtaatattatttttattaattgaaaaaaaataggaatcaagcatgcataattaaattaatattaatataacatTAGTTGatataaacaagaaaatacatATGTTATTGTTTCCAATTACATGTCTTTAGAAGATCACAAAACACTAATAACCATAcaataccaataaataaataaataactctcCTTAATTTAATTCATCAGCATCTTCAGAAATGGTAGTCAGTTCTCCATCATCAGTGTTTAAATATGACACCTTTGAATGTATTTGACTCGGTTCTGAAAAAAATGGCTTGGGCGGCATTTGCAAGCTACTAATGTCACCTTCTAACATCTGTATCACTTTGCACATGGAAGGCCGATCTGATGGTCTCATCTGTATGCACCACAAGCctatcatgcataacttcttttCTCTTTCATCGATTGCAATGCTTGTATCCATTTCTATCGCATTATGGTCAATAGTATCTTCAATAAGTTTGTCATAAATCCATGAAGGATAGTAAACTTGGCTTGTATTCTCTACTCTTGGATCTGAATTCCTTCTCCCACCAGCCATTTCTAAAAGTAACATACCAAAACTATAAACATCACACTTGTGAGAGATAACACCAAAACTTCTTGATATCAACTCTGGAGCAATATATCCTATAGTTCCCCTTGTAACACTGAGTGATACCAAGCTATTGTTCTTAGGATATAGTTTTGCGAGACCAAAATCGGAAACTTTTGGATTAAAGTTATGGTCTAAAAGAATGTTATGCGGTTTGATATCAAAATGTAGAATTTGCATATCACATCCTTTATGCAGATAATCCAGTCCTCGAGCAACTCCCAATGCCATATCAATTAGTTTGTCTAGAGAAAATTTGTGATTGGGGCCATTGTTGGATGAGAAGATAAACTTATCAAGGGAACCATTGGGCATGTACTCATACACCAGAGCTCTTTGCATACCATCTGAACAAAAACCAATTAGTTTCACCACATTTATATGGTGAATCCTGCCAATAGTTGAAACTTCATTAATAAAATCTTCACCGGTATTGTACTTGGAATTAGTCAACATCTTGATAGCAACAAGCCGATCCCAAGGAAGTCGACTTTAAAAACAGAACCAAATCCTCCTTGGCCTAGTTTCTCTTTGAAGTGGCTGGTCATGGCGATGATATCGGTGTATGAATATCTAGTTGGTATAAGAGTTTGTTGGTTCCTTAGGAATTTCTCCACAATATCGACGGATGACATCATTTGGTACAATTTGTAAGAAAGGAAAGTATATATAGTTAGTGGCGCAATTACACATCTTCCCAACACTGCAAACACTATCAAAtaagtaaaatgaaaaataagttataaactgatatttttataatcacCCATCccagaa is a genomic window of Dioscorea cayenensis subsp. rotundata cultivar TDr96_F1 unplaced genomic scaffold, TDr96_F1_v2_PseudoChromosome.rev07_lg8_w22 25.fasta BLBR01001485.1, whole genome shotgun sequence containing:
- the LOC120256528 gene encoding LOW QUALITY PROTEIN: rust resistance kinase Lr10-like (The sequence of the model RefSeq protein was modified relative to this genomic sequence to represent the inferred CDS: inserted 1 base in 1 codon), with product MDKYNKSSSCHLPLPASSLTFSNLSGNKYYEAYNLWATLVNCSNEVKNQSRHYYRYIDDYYYDYMPVSCLSDNNSSSFIYLIISNNRKQPTDICKLLDQGFSLHRRQLIIPNSIRLCLKTSLRETHQYIINQKIPIKKRIRSLVHGMESNFLGCIDIWDHDRKHFYFVISIIYLMIVLLQIAKALIVFAVLGRCVIAPLTIYTFLSYKLYQMMSSVDIVEKFLRNQQTLIPTRYSYTDIIAMTSHFKEKLGQGGFGSVFKXRLPWDRLVAIKMLTNSKYNTGEDFINEVSTIGRIHHINVVKLIGFCSDGMQRALVYEYMPNGSLDKFIFSSNNGPNHKFSLDKLIDMALGVARGLDYLHKGCDMQILHFDIKPHNILLDHNFNPKVSDFGLAKLYPKNNSLVSLSVTRGTIGYIAPELISRSFGVISHKCDVYSFGMLLLEMAGGRRNSDPRVENTSQVYYPSWIYDKLIEDTIDHNAIEMDTSIAIDEREKKLCMIGLWCIQMRPSDRPSMCKVIQMLEGDISSLQMPPKPFFSEPSQIHSKVSYLNTDDGELTTISEDADELN